gttcgataaaccttgggtgatccacttaagggaaaacttgctgctgttctacaaacctctgctcttggaggcccaacactgtctacaggaaacggagtgtgcgtagacatcaagctattttctggcgccgttgccggggaacgaaggaaagctacaccatttcctccctcgtcaacagtgcgccagtcctggatagtatcaagtattttctggcgccgttgccggggaggaaaggtaaaaggtactcacactctggatctcggctactaagctatcttccggcgccgttgtaagtactcgaagctatttcctttagatcctgcaattgcatctttttgtttcttgttttacactagtttggcataatggaaagcaacatggagctttttattctttttcctgagttaagacatggatggtttgatgcgaaaattaaaaaacccatggaacatattagtatgaatactttgaacaccattgttgctaatgatatggaaaattctaagcttggggaagctggttttgatgagcatgatatttttagtcccccaagcattgaggagaaaatttacttcgatgatactttgcctcctatttatgatgattataatgatagtagtcttttggtgccgcctactatggaggataaatttgattatgattacaatatgcctcctatatttgatgataactaccttgttgaatttgatcccactacaactaataaaattgattatgcttatgtgggtagtaataattttatgcatgagactcatgataagaatgctttatgtgatagttatattgttgagtttgctcatgatgctactggatattattatgagagagtaaaatatggttgtaggaattttcatgttactaaaacacctctctatatgcttaaaattttgaagttgagcttgtctagttttcctatgcttattgcattatgcctacataacttgtttatttacaagattccttttcataggaagcatgttaggcttaaatttgttttgaatttgctttttgatgctctcttttgcttcaactcttatttcttgcgagtgcatcattaaaactgctgagcccatcttaatggctataaagaaagaacttcttgggagataacccatgtgtttattttactacagtactttgttttatatttgagtcttggaagttgttactactgtagcaacctctccttatctttattttattgcattgttgtgccaagtaaagtctttgatagcaaggttgatactagatttggattactgcgcagaaacagatttctgtctgtcacgaatttgggcagggttctctgtaggtaactcagaaaaatctgccaatttttgtgagtgatcctcagatatgtacgcaactttcattcaatttgagcattttcatttgagcaagtctggtgcctctttaaaattcttctttaaggaatgttctgttttgacagattctgccttttatttcgcattgcctcttttgctatgtgggatggatttctttgttccattaacttcaagtagctttgagcaatgtccagaagtgttaagaatgattgtgtcatctctgaacatgtgaatttttgattatgcactaaccctctaatgagtttgttttgagtttggtgtggaggaagttttcaagggtcaagagaggaggatgatacaatgtgatcaagaagagtgaaaagtataagcttggggatgccccggtggttcatccatgcatatttcaagaagactcaagcatctaagcttggggatgcccaaggcatccccttcttcatcgacaaattatcaggttccttctcttgaaactatatttttattcggtcacatcttatgtactttacttggagcgtctgtttgtttttgtttttgtttttgtttgaataaatgcttgtgtgggagagagacacgctccgctggttcatatgaacacatgtgttcttagcttttaattttcatggcgaaggttgaaactgcttcgttaattgttatatggttggaaacgggaaatgatacatgttcttcctgagttcgataaaccttgggtgatccacttaagggaaaacttgctgctgttctacaaacctctgctcttggaggcccaacactgtctacaggaaaaggagtgtgcgtagacatcaaccatcatagagatcggcgaagacctccccacTGTCAGTGGAGTCGAAAGTGCTGGTGAATTCGACGTTGGTGAAGCCCTCGAAGTCGCTATCTTGATATAGATCGTTTTCGACCGACCCAAAAGTTATCCCGTCGAACAGATCGGCGAGTTACCCGCTGTTAGCGGACTTGGTGAAGCATGATGCGAAGTCTCCTCGTTGCCTTAACGGGTGACGCTGAAGATCCCGAGTGATCAAGATCGGTCGCCAACGGTCCCGAAAAAATCGGTGCCGAAAAACGGTGCGATCCTTCTCTCCCAACGATCCTTcggtcccgaacgtcatctccattgcTTTCTCCAGATTGGCATATGCATGCAAATGTGCGGGaatgtgaggaacaaaatcgacaagaccagattGGAACTGTTTACCtccatccatcgcgttgcttgctgctgatgatgatgatgttgacgatgccatcgagatcaggaccTTGCAACCTccaatccccacggtcggcgccatttgacgagggattaactagtcaatgcctacaagttgtaggctTGGGTTTTCGTCGAGAGTAGAGGAGCAAGTAGATCTAGAAGGTTCAGACGAACAAAGGCGTTCAACAAAACAAATTACGGTGCCTATGTTACAATATGATTCGATCCCCTTTTCTGCCCTCgacttcccctttatataggaggtgaagcCGATGACTTTCCCGTGTCGTACAAGTACAAGCTTATCGGGCCGCGTTGGGCATTTCCTATATTGATACAAGTTTCCTACAATAAATCTATTTCCCTAATTCGAGCTTCTGTAACTTCGTGGGTCTTCAAACCTTCGAGTCCATGGGCTTCATATTCCACGACTAAACCAGCGGTATATATGCGATATGCCCCTTAGGTATGCCTATGTCAGGTAGTGCGCCTTGCcaatagtcagccagcaacaccttcagaagtcatgcctttctcctactggtcgattaaacattaatttcttattgagggaaaacttactgccgtgctcatcatacctttctcttcGGGTTTCCCAACTGCTTGTGTTGAGCATCATCATCGCTCCCCAGCCGCATCCGCCAAACGCCGCCCCAaattttttaaaatattaaaatactcttttttttgtttttttgcatttttatttaaatagagagaagaaacattccacaaacttatacataattgggaacatggtttacacaaaataACACATATTTAGGCACATGGTTTTAcataaactaatacatagtttggaatATGGTTTACACAaattaatacatagtttgaaccatggttgacacaaattaaaacattacaaactaacgaaacctaactagtgttggcatcgcagatttcgtgtgttcgctgccaagaaagaacactctcggACACACACAATCACCcatactggaaaatccagctgataATTGTACCCCTGTTGGTCCTTTCGAGGAAGAATATCCAGAAACCTCCGTGCCTATTTTCGCTGCGAAGAGACAACactcagtcgtcgtcctcctcggcgctgtcgtcgtggtagtgccggcggcagcgcgtctcgtcgaacaccttgacgctcatgtcgcaCTGGTGGGCCTATGTGTATTCATGAGTATTCAGCTGAATACCCAATAATTTTGACCGGAAAAAATCATGCAGTGTTAAGCCCAATGAATCTAGCTACCTCTTGGCTCAAACAGCAGCCCAATAGCATCACTAACTTGGCTTCCGTCGGAGTTCGAGAGTTCATTTCCCCCCTCCTTCTCTCTCAACCGTGAACAGTAGTTGAGAGTCTCCCTCTTCTCTCCGGGCCGATCCCGACCCCTCTCCGGCGGCTCTGCCGGCCGGAGATGGCGACGGAAAGGCGCCGGCGTAGGTGTAGATAGTTGTAGTGGTCCCGTAGTGGCGTCTGCGAGTAGGTCACCAGTTCTCTCTCACCAGATCTGGTGCGTCCTGTTGTTGGGCGGTGCGGCGGCGTGGCTCcggtggcgagggcgacggctgcGGCGCGGCTTCGGCGCGGGCATCTCGGTGAATAAGGTGGGTTGGAGCTCGTGCTTCTCGAGGTGCTGGCGCGGCATCGGAGAGCAGATCTGGGTGGCTTGCCGCTCGCGTCCATGGTGGGCGTCCAGCGGAGCTGCTGCGGCGAGCTCGGTCAATAAGCGCTGCTTCCAGCAGCTgcaacttcttcttcttcttggtgtcctcctggccggccatggtggcgaggggaAGGGCACCGAAGGCGACGACGAGGTTGTGGCGGCTGGCAGCCCCCCTGCTGCTACTTCGAGCTTTCACACGGTGGCCAAAAGCTGGCCATCGATCTTGTTTGACCAAGATCCTGGAGTTCTTCAGCGGAGGACTGATGCCGGTGGCAGTCGCCGCCTTGCCTCTGCATCTTATGGTCGAAGGGCGACCCTCCTCAGCCTCTCCTTCCCAGAGACCAAGCAGTCCGAGGGGAAGGCCTTCAGCTCCAGCCACGACGCCgtaccaagtggttcgtccccggcgccGGTGTCTCTTTTGTGGTGGAGCGACGCATCGACGAAGTTCAGTCGCGGAGCGGAGGCAgaaggacctgattgcttttttaCAATCTTTCTAGGTTCCTTTCTGTAATTTTCCTGTCCTTATCCAGAATTCCCCTATCTTGTAGGGGTTTTTCTGTAAATTGTACTCTCCGCCTTGATAATACTAGCAGCTACTAGGGTCTTCTGACCCtttccttgttcaaaaaaaaaacttggctTCCGTCTCCCGTCCcgagagcgtcagccgtgaggccTCAGTCCATCTCAGGCTGGCTCGATACGAAGCGTTCTCCACTTCTACAGGCTACGTACAACGACGGTTCGTTGTAGGCGAGGCGGCTGCCGCAAGGGCGCAGCGACGCCGTCGGGCGACTGATGTTGGTCTGCAGCGAACAACATCTATTCGCGAAATCCTATCACGGTAGGGTTCTAAATCTAAATCCCCACTGATTTTACTTTTCCTATTTCCAATCAGCAATTGCTCTCCAAGTTCCAATTAGATTATTGGTTGCTTGATTAGTGACTCAATCGATCACATGATGATCTAGGtaaactttgtactaaatttgtgGTGATAAACTAAGAACAcactgacaaagagatgaaggGGCTGGGTGGGGTGTGGAGAACAGTGGTGATTTGAAGTTATTGAACAATTTATCATATAATTTCTCTAGTATTAATATTGAACAGTTTGTCAATCTTTTTGTTTGTACCGTTGTATTTTACAATTTTTTACCCTTCAATTTTTTAATTGGTTTTTTTATAGCTTGAATACCCATTGCAAATTATCTGTGCCCGCCCATGTCATGTCGCGCTCGCCAAGGTAGGAGAACGTGAGCACGCAGCCGGCTTTGAGATCGTGGTAGCGCGTGAACTTCTCCCAACCGGTgtagaggtacatcttgccgcacaCGTCGGAGATCACGTCCACAATCCACCGGCAGCGGTCGCAaacagcctcccgcagatgcatcgaggCCGACTCGTTGCccgcgacgaagtcggcgaacttGTCTGGCAGCCTCTAGATGCCGAGTGGGTTGCCCTTGAGGACGATGACAAACTCGAACATCACTTCCCGCTCCTCCTCCTGCAGGTCcgacgatgaagatgacggtgtcgcaggcgacggcgagcgtgcagctctgccgcagCCACGACTGCGACCACGACCGCAacctcggcctccgcctctaccatccATGGtgtcgactcttgagatggtggtggctagggttggggagagaggcgctagggtttgtgtgtgagtgaCGATGAGAGAGcgaccctttttataggccggagggaggcgggggagcggtggtgcTCATTAGCGCCGGCACGCaaagctaggcgcgacgagacgctccgctgcgcctctgcgggaactgcatcgtcgctgcgcgccaataacttccgtcgcgaggtaggtgacggttaggttaaacttcAATGTGCCGCTGCCGCGTCGGTCCCACCACTTCTCGTCTCGCTTTTTGTTGTGTCCAGCGTGTCCGAAGCGTCCCCTACGTAGCGGAGacgacgccggacaccgtattgggccgcgccgGATAAAAATTAGGCTTTGAAGCACGCAGCTGAGAATGTTTATTTTATCCGACGCGCCACAAATCCCTTTAGAAGAGGTTTTGGGTAACTCTAAACCCCCTGAAAATCACGGCAGTGTCCAGCGATCCGCATTGTCCTGCTCCGTCATGTCCCCAACAGGGAATCTTGCAGCGCGAGTTAGAGGAGGGAGACATGCCGCCCTTTGACTGTGGCGGCAGGTGGCACATTGGCGTGCTGCCACGACACATAGCCGTCTCTGCCCCGGCCAACGTGTCGGTAGGACTTGTACCTCAGTCAGCATTTGCTAGTAGCCTTATAGCAACTTGATCCTGTCTTTTGATTCATTACTCAACGTTTAGAAGTGAAGAACTGCCTACTGATTCATCAACCATTATCTATGCCATGTCAAAATATGATTCCGTGGAAGCCACCTTCTGATGCTCATATACAAGAGAAATAATCAACAAGTATCGTAATATTAAAGGTCGCCAGAAGGCAAGCAATTAGTGTCAAAAACCAAGTTAGAGAAGGATTAAGGATTTGATGATACATAAATCATGGTGAATCGTCGGGCAGTCTATATCGAGGCGCTGGTGCTCCTATCAGGAACGGCGTGCGTAGCATAGCTCTCTGGCTGAAGAATTCCCTTGTGTGCCCGTCCCAGGACGTCTCGCAGAAGAAGTCCCTCTGGTGCCCCTCTTTTCCACACACGAATTCGGAATCATCAGGGTGTAGAATCTTGGATTCTTCCGGACACATTGCGCAGCTGCTACTTGAGGGCTTCTCCAAGATATCGCATGTTTGGACGATTAGGCGGTGGGAGCTGTTGTCGTAGCATAGCTCGGCGAAGAAGGTGCGCTCGTCATCCCCGTGGCGAGCCAAGAAGTTGAGGTGGTACCAGAGATCTCTCCTAAAGCCAACGCACGCAGCCTTCATGTCCGCGGTGGGCTGAAAAGGAATTCGGAACTCGGCACCCTGCACATAATATCGGTCGATCGATGGCAAACATGGATTACTAGGCGGGCGGCAACACATGGATGCTAAGAGGAGGAGTTGTGGATGGATCAGTAGTTGGTACCGGGTGGTCGGAGTTGTAGTGTTTGAGGGCCTCGTAGGCGAGATCACGGATCCAGTGAGCGCCGCCAGATACTATGTCATCTAAGGAACTAACGAACAAACAAATTACACAAAACAAGGGATTACTAGTAGATTCAGCACAAAAGATTCCAAGGATGGAGGTGGTTACGTACTCTATATTGTAGGCTGTACTACGTAATTCGTCCATGAGTTGTCCAACGCGATGAATACGCTGTCGTGGGCTGCAGGCAGGGGAAGAGAACCAGGATCCCATCGAGACAGATCGCTCAAGCGATGCGATACGATCCTCTCCCAATCGATGAGATCGGATCTATATAGGCCAGACGAGAGCTAGAGAGGAGAGGCCGGAATCCTAGCCCTCTTCGGTTACACAGTACAGCCGCCGCGCCCGAAGAGGAGACTGTCAGCTGAATCTAGGAGATTTCAAGACCCTACGGAATTTGAGGCAGAGGATAGGGAGAAATCGCCCGGATGTGTAGGGCGGGGCGCGCCTAGGATTATCTGACGAAGGGTGCGTGCTCAATTTTTTTTCTAAAGGTACTAGCATAAGTGCCCGTACGTTGCAACGGGTGAAAGAAAAACATGACACACTAACCGCATGAGTAGGACTAAGAACCGTGCACCACTCAGATCTATTTCCTCTATTTACTTTTTGCGTGTGTTCTTTTTATTTCAATAAAGaacaacacattacaagctaaaatGATAATTATAAATCGTCACAGTATTCTCACGATTTGCATAATGCAAAAAGGCTATGGAAGCAAATAATACCTGGCAAATTTGACCTAATTTATGGCAAATTTAACACGAGTCAATGCAACCACAATGGAGAAAACCAAATAACTATGGAATAAGGCTAGCTATGCAACCACAATAAAAAAAAACTATGCCTATAGAAAATCGATTTCGTACATAAAGCATGAAAACATTCTCTTTAGTAAACATATAGATAGAATAGATAGATTAGGCCAGAAAATGTGAGGCAACCGGCCCTATTCTTGGACAACAATTCTGGTGTTTTTTTGCTTACTGGTTTTTTCCTAGCATCCAAACCTGATATTTTTCCATGTTCTTAACGCAAAAACACTTGCAAAATGATTAATTCCACATGCACGTAGGTAGGTGCATATTTTAGACCATAAGTAGGGCAGCACCTAAACTGTTATTGGAATTAGATACCAGAGAATTACCTGACCATGGTGCGTGTTGTGGTCGTGTTCCCAAAAAAAACGTACGCATCTACCTGCAGTTCCTCCACCAAATGCAAGAAGGCCATTCAGATGAACTCACAATCCTGCCTGTACTAAAATAGCTCACAATCCAATCTGTAAAAAAATAGTTGGCATATCCACACAAAAAAATTGAACTTGCATCTGCACTACAACTTTCAATACCGTATTAAAAATGAACTGTCTCTAAATCTTGTCCAATGACAGGGAAATTAAAGACTCTGTTTTCCCATTTTTTTTCTCAGCCAAAAACATGCGTCGAGTCACTCAGGAGAGAATTGTCAATTTCCTCTCATAAATTCAGATAAGTTTACAGTACCATATATGCTACTGTCGATTTCTTTCACTGGGCCAGGCGTCCTTGTTCCCTCGCGGTAACCTGGCCATGGAGGAGAGGATCTGGTTCATACACTCTTCCAAGGACGGCGAGCATGCGGAGGATGCTCATTGAATCGAATAGAGCGGCGACGACGGCCAAAACCCTCGCGACGGGGGCGAAGGAGGCTATGTGAATGCTCTTGCTGATGTACTCCTCCGCATCCTCCCTGGTCATGGCGGTAGgggcgctccctctcctctctctcccagCGCTACATGCTCCGCCGCCGGCAGCCCCTATATTCAGCTTCCTCTGCCCCTGCTCGCCACCGGCGCAGTCTCAACAAGCCACCGGCCGGAACTGCCATCAGATCGCGCGTGACGATACGAGGAGGTTGAGTAGGCGCGCCGCGCGCCCCTGTGCAGCTCGAGGCCTCCAGCAGCGGCGTGGTTGCTGACTCGCCACGGACATGGATCATAGCAGGCAAACACTTAACCTCaactcaaagttctgaaatcaaaACATCAAAGAAGCACTCCCATCAGACAGGGAACTTTGGGCGCTCGGTGGCAGCACACAGTCTGGCTGAGTCGTTTGTGTCTCTCCTCTCCGCGTGGGGGTCACCATCGCCAAGGTTGGCCATCCAACACGTTCCGTCGATAACACGCGCCTTCTGCTGCCAGAAGCGGAGCGCCGTCGAAGGAGGCATCGAGCATGATGGAGAAGGCTCTGAGGCCAGGCCGGCGAGGGTGATGATCTCGGTGTTGCGGTCGCCGCTCGATTGGATCTTCTCCGTTCAGGTACATGGACAGCGTTTACTCGATCGATCGGCTCCGAGTGAGAGAACTCTCCTTACGTACGGATACTCGGATAGTGGAGGCTTCATAGTCATCAAGAGGCTAAACATGTTACCGTCCTTCTCTTCCTCCGTCTTGTCCTTCTCTTCCTCTGCTTGGCACTTGTCCCGCTCTGGGGTTATGATAGGGGCAGGTGCCGAGTCGGCACCAGCACCGACGCCGGAAGCTACATAAGCGAACAACTTGGCAGCGGCTAGAGGCTCGGCTACGTCCTCCCCGTACACATCCTTGAACATCATCTGCAGCCTGACCTCCTGCACCTCGGTGCCAATGAGTCAAGGTCTCGTAGACGTCGTCCTTGACTCCTTCTTTGGGCTCGAGATCCTGGCTACTCGGCTAGGTTGGTTATCCAGTATTCCGGTACACCGCCACGAACTTTGTTTCAATCCTATCCCGACGAAAAAAAACCCTAATAGAAGTCGATCGATTCGCTACTCGCCAGCAATCTGTTATAGTTGGAGCGTATATAATGACACGACCTGCACGGGCTGCCATGGGCTACGAGACTCTTTTTTGGAAAAGAGATCGGCTACGCGAGCGGACAAAACACCAACGGATGGACAGGGAAGAAGGCGTAAACAATATTGGACGAAAGCGCAAATTGGCGGACCAAACAacggaaacgttagctcctttattattaggtatagattacttATGAAAGCATTTACACTCGATCTCTGCATAGTTAAGATGCACACAGTCGTTTAAAGATTCTAAAAATTTTAAAGTACTAAAAAAGACACATATCAGATTTGAGCAAATGTAAAACGCGTAAGGTGAAAGCGGAGACCCGATCGTAGATTATACTACCACCCATGTAAGAAAAAAGTATCCatcgccgtatcctccaaccgtgtacagacctccgtaaacaggtcgCGGTTCTCCACCTTCTGCAGTGCAGACCATGAACGGAGAGTAGCGGTGTctctgtagataacctgcaagcGAGAATAATTCTTGTCATTAAAAAATTTGTCAGTTCTACACAACCATAGCGACCATATAATGGCAAGCGCCCCCACCATAATAAACGTTCTAAATCTGTGATCGATACCATAAAGCCAATTAACAAAGATATTGgcaacactagtcggaggatacagatCAGAAGTTACTTGCATGCATGACCATATAGACCTGGCAAAGCGGCATTGGAAGAACAACGTTGTGTTGAAAAAAAAACACACTGCGTACTCCCATGCCAATTGTGTTCCATaagattatctttggttaggATTACTCCTCGATGCAAATACCACGCAAAAATCTTAATTTTGAGtggtattttcatcttccaaatcttcttgttTTTATCAACTGGTATTTTCGGTTGGATAATGGCATTGTACAAAGAACTTACAGAGAATTTCCCATTGGGATGTAAGCTCCAACGAAATTCATCATGACCCTCAGACAACTGAATGGATTCCAAACGTAATAGTAAGGCATTCCATGCGCGAAGTCTCGGACCGATTAAATCCCGTCTAAACGTCACAGTCGGGGATGAGGTTGCCATTACTAATGCAATGGTATCACTTTTGTGACGAACAATGCTATATAACGCGTGATATTGTTCAGAGAGAGGCCTATTACCTAGCCAAGTATCCTTCCAGAACCTTATCTGCGATCCACCTTAATATTAAAAATACCATATCTGAAGAAGAATTTCTTCGTTGCCATTAGACCAGCCAAAAAATGCGAGTCTTTCGGTTTCCAAAGGATCTGGGATAACGCTTTGGTGCCTATGTACTTTCTTCTAACCATGGTCTGCCATACGTCATCTTCGGTTAGTAGCTTATAAAGTCACTTACCTAGTAAGGCTGAGTTCTTGACTTCGAGATCGTAAACTCCTAGCCCACCCATATCCTTGGGTCGGCATACGACAGACCACttgaccagtcgatatttctttttctcactatccctTTGCCAAAAGAATCTCGATCTATAATAATCGAGTTTGTGTAATGCACCTTTTTCTAGAATGAAGAAGGATATCATATACAACACCATATTGGTGAGAACTGCATTAATGAGAACTAATCTTCCTCCTAGGGATAGCATTTTACCTTTGCAACTACTAAGTCTTTTCTGAAGTCTTTCCTCGATTAATTTCCACTCAGCCATCGTTAATCTCAGATAATAAATCGGGATACCCAAATAGTTGATAGGAAactggccttgcccacaaccaaacagtTCCGAATACTCGGCAACTGATTCATGAGCGTCGtcaaaacaaaacaattcacttttataaaagtttattttgagTCCCGATAAATGCTCAAAAGCTACCAAGATTAGCTTTAGATTTCGATCTTTATCGAGACCATGTTCCATAAATAAAATTGTATCATCAGCGTATTGAAGAATCGATAAACCCCATCAACTAGATATGAGATCActccttcaattt
This region of Lolium perenne isolate Kyuss_39 chromosome 2, Kyuss_2.0, whole genome shotgun sequence genomic DNA includes:
- the LOC127337002 gene encoding uncharacterized protein gives rise to the protein MGSWFSSPACSPRQRIHRVGQLMDELRSTAYNIDSLDDIVSGGAHWIRDLAYEALKHYNSDHPGAEFRIPFQPTADMKAACVGFRRDLWYHLNFLARHGDDERTFFAELCYDNSSHRLIVQTCDILEKPSSSSCAMCPEESKILHPDDSEFVCGKEGHQRDFFCETSWDGHTREFFSQRAMLRTPFLIGAPAPRYRLPDDSP